The stretch of DNA GTACCCGGCCCGCCTCAACTGCAGCTGGAACATCCGAGGCCGGCCCGGAGACACTGTCACCGTCAGGTACCCCGTTGACGCCGTCCCGACTCGCTGCCGGTCCTGTGACGCCGGACGTTCTTCGGTCCCCAGCTTCCAGGACTTCGACCTGCAGGGCTCGCGTCGCTGCACGTCCGACTGGATGTCCATCAGCGGCTACAAGAATTTGGAGGGTCTGCGCGTGTGCGGCTCGTCCCTGCCGCCTCCTTACATTTCGTCGCAGGACCGGGTCTGGATCCGCTTCCGCTCCGACGACGCGGTGGCGGGGAAAGGCTTCAGGCTGTCCTACGTTACAGGTGAGTCCTCCCGGAGACGCCCCCCCCTACGCAACCTCACCCGGCGTCACACACTCCTTGACAGGGTTCCTGCAGATCCTTAAAAAGCGTTGAAATAAAAGCCATGTAGCAAGCATACTTTTCAcactataaggtgcaactaAAAGACCCAAAATTCGATAGTGTCTTATAAACTTATAAACACCTTCTATATGGATCAAGATTGATTACAATTGTATTAAATTCCCATAagcacagctccatctggtTGATGTATAACTAATAACCACTACTAGTATTACTACTACAACAGCTCCATATAGTAGACGTATAGACGTATAACGCAACTCctaactactactattactactactactatactcCATCTAGTGGAAGTATAACACCCCAATAATACtgatactattactactactacagcttaaTCTACtgcatgtataacacaaccacagctccatctaatgcatgggtggcgaacacgtggctctcgagccgcacgtggctctcgagccgcacgTGGCTCCCAGCCTAAATGAATGCTATTCCTCAAAATGTCTTGTATAAACTGCAGCCATTTAATCCGAAGGAAATTAAAAGTGAAacgaaaaaacataaaatattatGAAATCAAGTAAGACTAAGTGCACTAGTACTATAGTAATACATTACAACGGTACAAATTTTATCCAGGaaccatatttttattttttttaatcagatgaTCCATTGAGGTacactttaaatttaaatatacagactttTTAGGAGTTGCCTCTTTCTTTTATTTGAGTTTGGCTGGGTACTATCCATAGTTTTGTTCAATTCTGTTCTAAGTGGTCTTTAAAAGGTATTAAAgtcccttttttgggggggggtcggTTAGGTAAACCGGATGTCGCCGGCTGCGACGTGGACCAATTCCACTGCTCCAACGGGAAGTGCATCCCCGACTGGTGGCGTTGTAACTCCATGGACGAATGCGGCGACAATTCGGACGAGGACCTGTGCGCGGACTCGCCCTTTTCCTTCCAGCCCTGCGGCCTGGACCAGTTTCCTTGCTTGTCCCGCTACACGCGAATCTACACCTGCCTGCCGCACAGTCTGCGCTGCGACGGCAGCATCGACTGCCAGGTGGGTTCCGCTCCTTCGCCGTAGCCGTGGGGGATGGCGTTCCACCACCATCTCCTTTCAGGATCTGGGAGACGAGATCGACTGCGACGTTCCAACCTGCGGGGAGAGGCTACGTAACTTTTACGGCTCCTTCAGCTCTCCCAACTATCCGGACTTCTACCCGCCGGGAAGCAACTGCACCTGGCTGATTGACACCGGAGACCACCGGAAGGTACGCGGGGGGTGCGAAGGGAAGGCGCTTCTCTTCACTCACGACGGCCTCGCTTTCTCCCGCAGGTCGTCCTGCGTTTCACCGATTTCAAGTTGGACGGAACGGGCTACGGCGACTACGTGAAGGTCTACGACGGCCTGGAGGAGAACCCCCGCCGCCTACTCAGGGTTCTGACGGCCTTCGACTCCAGAGCGCCGGCGGCCGTGGCTTCCACTTCCGGACGGCTACGAGTCCATTTCTACGCCGACAAGATCAACGCGGCCAGGGGATTCAACGTCACCTACCAGGTTGGCATCCGCCGTGGGAGTCGGCCCGATAGCGCCCGTTCCGACGGCTCCGTCCGTCCGGCCAGGTGGACGGCTTCTGCCTGCCCTGGGAGGTTCCCTGCGGGGGCGACTGGGGGTGTTACGCCGAGCGTCAACGCTGCGACGGCTACTGGCACTGCCCCAACGGCCGAGACGAGACCAACTGCTCGGCGTGCCGGGAGGACGAGTTCCCGTGTTCCCGAAACGGGGCCTGTTATCCCCGATCGGACCGCTGCAACTACCAGAACCGCTGCCCCAACGGCTCCGACGAGAAGAACTGCTTCTTCTGCCAGCCCGGGAACTTCCACTGCAAGGTACGTCTCTCCTAGCCTCAACTGGCTTTCTACGGCgaggtaaaacaaaaacaaaaaaacgatgCCGGATGCGCGCAGAACAACCGCTGCGTGTTCGAGTCGTGGGTGTGCGACGCCCAGGACGACTGCGGCGACGGCAGCGACGAGGAGAGCTGTCCCGTGGCCGTCCCCACCAGGGTGATCACGGCGGCCGTCATCGGCAGCTTGGTCTGCGGCCTCCTGCTGGTCATCGCGCTGGGCTGCACGTGTAAACTCTACTCGCTGCGCATGTTCGAACGCAGGTGAGCGGGAAGTCGTTCGAGCCGGCGGCGCTCGCCGGCGTGACCGTGGCGCTGGGTCGCAGGTCCTTTGAGACGCAGCTGtccagggtggaggcggagctgCTGAGGAGGGAGGCCCCGCCCTCCTACGGTCAGCTGATCGCGCAGGGCTTGATTCCTCCCGTGGAAGATTTCCCAGTCTGCTCCGGGAGTCAGGTATCGCACCCGGACGTCTTCTATCGACGACCGGCTCGAGCGACCCGCCgtgaaaaaaatctttctgTGGGGTTTCAGGCCTCGGTCCTGGAGAACCTGCGCTTGGCCGTGCGTTCTCAGCTGGGATTTGCCTCGCTACGCCTCCCTTCCACCGGTCGCCGCGGCAACCTGTGGCGCAGCATCTTCAACTTCTCCCGTTCTCGCCGCTCGGGCTCCTTGGCCCTGGTCTCCGCCGACCCGGAGGACGGCGCCGGGAACGCCGGTTCCACCACCGACCTGCTGTCCCCGGACTCGGATGACACGGACACGGAGAGCGAGAGGGGGCGGGAGGGcgtcgcggcggcggcggccggccCCGTCGCCCCCCTGCCCCGGAAGACGGCCCCCGCCGCTTCGGTGGAGACGGCGGCGCCGGCTCCCGTCGACCCGTCCCCCGGTCCGCGCCCGGTCCGACCCGCTCCCGCCGACGCCGTCGAAACGGACGATCCGGACGCGAGGGGTCCCGGCGAGCCCGGCCGGGTCCGGGCCCCGCCCCCATCCACCCTACGCCGCTTGAGCCAAAACCTGCACCGCTTCGCCAGGAGCCTGGCCGCCGGCGGCGCCAACCGGCAGAACCGGACTTGGCTAAATCACAGTCCGCTACGCCGGCTGGCCACGGGAAGCGACGGAGTGGAGTCCACCGAGCGGCAGGGCGGGGGCGGCGGGGACGAAGACGAAGACGCCGAGCTGTTGATCCCGGACCTGGACTCGTCCTCCTGGTCGGGCACCGTCCCTTCGTCGGCCACGCGACACCAGCGCGCCGAGGGTGCGCGAGCTGGACCGGACGGACTTTGCAAACACTGCGGAAAAGTCCACACCGCTCGCATCCCCGACGCCTGCCTGGAGGTCAGTAATAAGACGGAGAGCAGCGACGACGAGCTGCTGCAGCTGTGCTGACCGGCCCGAGACTCGCCCGTTGAAGTCCCGACCGGCCCGAGACTCGCCCGCCGGGTCCGCGTATGCGCTATCCTCGCCCCGAGCGGGCGGGTCTCCCGTGGGGCGCTccatttcctcctcctcctcctcctcctcactaACATTTGACCGACTCTCCCAGTCTCCAGGAAACCTTGGATCCCGACGCTCAAACTAAATTCAATTACCGGTGTGAAAAGCTGCTATCCTCTCCTGAAACATCGAACCGGCGGGACCTCGTGTCCCCGTCCCCGTCCCCACGTCAGAAAAAGGTCTGTGGAAATGACCCGTCAGTATTTTTTCGCGGTCCCGGTTTTGGTACGTCCGCTATTTATTCTTAGCATTGTTGTCATTGTGGTGTCGTGTGGCCTGCACGTTTCTTTGTTTATTCCTCAGACTTTTCAAAAGGAAGTATTAAACTTTGAAATGCCTCCCTTGTTTATTTGCGTTTATTAGATAAGCAACAAGAGCAAAACTTTGTCAGTAAGTTCTGGAAAAGAGCCAGCAGACTTGAGAGCATTCGCCATCTTTGACGTCCAAGTCGTGTCTTCGCCCTGCCCATTTTTGGCGATCTAGCTCGCCGCACTAATTCTCTCGGCGGACTCTTCTAAAAGTTTGTCGGGCGGAGGTGCGTCAGCTCTGGGGCGCAGTGCCTTCTGTCTCTTTATTGGTCAGCGGCGCCAAAGCAGGGTCCACCAGCGTGGTGGCGGGGAAAAGTTTAAACCAGCCGATGACCATGACGGACAGGTCCAAGTCGTCCAGTAAAACCTGAGCGGCGCCCATGAAGGATTTATGGTCCATTTTGCCGTAATCTCCCCACACGATGATCTGACAATAGACGCGTTAGCTTGAGACGAAATGTCGCGGCACGTTTTCGCAGCTTACCTGCAAAACTTTGCCTTCGGGATTTTCTTCAAACTGCAGCTGTTGTTGATAAAGCGGATCCAGCGTTTTTCTGGCCAGACGAGTTCTTCGCTTCAACAGACATTTGCCGTTATCCATCAGGTAGACCTTCACGTATGCGGCTGTGATAGAGGAGCAGTGTTACcactttgttttgaaagtgttgtATATGTACTTTAATTGGGTGGATACACTGCCCTCTTGTGGCAACTGCGAATatgatacatatacatatgataTTGACCTTGGCCACATTGAGACTGAGCATTGTGAACGAGCAAAGGaaatttacagtaaaaaaaaatactataatttaaataaaaatctctgctggcccaaaaaaaatctgatcacagactgatgttaaatatattttgtccatgagtATTTATTAAGTAATCctaaattgtctgtcagcttcctttcattgcttttccagatgtgttttcatctttaagcatttaaccaagcacatttcagccattatttgttgccaggtctTCACAATCTGTTCTGCATGCCCTGCAGCATCaaataagcgtcgataaaactgttgctttaaccaatcagattacgtcatcgctttcacaaactatgattggctagtgatagagtggtctcgccagagctagcaaactgtatctgtagctaGTTGCAGGAGCAAATATATTATTGTGTTCATTTAATAACGATTTTGtaaacccacaatggccgaaggaggagaaaaaaatgaatttggtaGCAGATATACTGccgaagccattttcaagacggacttttcaagaaaagctggacatcattaagaaaggtcagacaacttCGAAGCTCTCGTGTTATTTTGCTAAACTGTATCTTGTTTAAGTATTCATAATACCCATTCGGAGTTCTAATAGAGTTGAATATTATTCCAGGTTTtgtactattattatttattttgtcaatatcatGCTAAGGCTAGCGTTAGCTGCGAGTGGCTAACCGCTACGCTAGCAGATAGCtaccatatatatacatggtttACTGTTGAATGCTAAATGCGGCTAGCTATGGTAAGGTGCTTGCCTTTGACATCATACATAATTAATTTTGTTTGGgtaaaatatttgttatttcaACATGTGTCATTGAGAATAGGTTAAAAGCAGTATAAAAATCAAACTatgtatttcatttgttttcacaaTGTGAAATGGGAATTTTTGATGTTTGCTTGTCTGCTACACTATTTATAGACATGCATATATTTGTGATTTAAACATTGGATGGCCTGTATTGGTTGTACTGTACAGGATGGAACTaagggtgcatttttttttatccgagCGCAATTCTAGAGGGCCAATGGAACGGAATAgttttgcaaaaagaaaaaaagcacaaatgcaaaatgcgtgatgcaaaaaaatgggaaatttcAAGAACTTCCCATGAAGTTGACCATAGTCGCCCAGAAGATTCATGGCCAGCGAAACTTACCTGGCGTGTTCTTGTTGCCTTGTTTACCCACAAGCCCCCTGGCCCGGACCACCTCCACGTCAAGGCGTTCCTTTCTGTATACCATTCCGATCTGAATGTCTCCTTGAGCGACAGAGAGGCGCAACGGCGTTGGAATCAAAACCAAATATTGACGCATTTTCCGAGGAACGTACCCATGGCGGGCGTGGCTAAGGTCTGCCTCCCAGCCACCTGGGCGGGGCCTAAACCGCTGAGGAAGCCAGTGAAGTGTTTGTCCGTAGCCAGCTTGACTCCTGGAAAAATCAAGCTGAAAGGCAAATCATGACGCATGAGTAGCAGTTTTAGACAGTGTCGTGATCGCAATTTTCTTTAAGATGACTGGCGAAGAGGTTCGGGGACAGGAGTTCACGGATGCTAATTGGTCTTGAGTTCACGTACGCGCCGGGCTTGGGATCCTCCGCGTCGGGATCGCGACTCGGCTGGCGGGTGAACCGTGACTTGAACTCAACCGCCAATCCCGTTTCCACGCTCCTTTGAACGGGAAGCCTCAccaccttcttcttcttctcctcctctgaAGCAGGGACAAAAGAACATTGTAGTCCAAGGAGAATTTCCTTGAGAATTGTAGTTTTAAGGGGGCTCACCCTCCGGATTGAGTTGCGAGGCGCTTTGGCTCTTCTTTCCGAGCCCCACCATTCCCATCACGCGAGCGCCCAAACTGGAGCGTCGCTTCttgtcatcgtcgtcgtcgtcgtttcGGCTCAGGGAGCAAATGTCGCCGGCGGCGGGCTTGGCGGCGGGCGCGGCGGGCACCCTGATGGCGGTGGACGGCGTGTCATTATGGGAGGGAGACTCGAGTGGCTCGTTTATGGTCGTACGCCTTCGCAGTTTTAAGGCGTCACTTGCTTTGAGGACTCGGGCGCcgcctcctcttctccctctactcCTTCCATTGATTGGCTCCTCGGAAGACTATCTTGCTCTTCCCGTCCGGCGTCCGCTTCCCGCGAGGGATTTTGCAAATCTTCCACGGTCTCCGACTGACTGCGGTAACCAATGAGAAAAGGGCATTGGGAAGGTCTCTCTCCAAAGGCGGCGGGTCATCGACGGGCTAACCTGACGCTTTGAAGGTCGTCGAAGAGGACCGAGTCGGCCGACGCTTGGCTCAAATTGCCGAGGGACAACTTGGCCGAGAGGCCGTCCGGCTTTTCCGAGTCCTCCGTTACGCCCGCAGGAACATCTGGGCGAAGAATGGAGGAAGGGCCATCACCCGAGGTGGCGCTACATCCACAACTTTCTACATTTCAATTCTCGCCAAAGTGCATCTTGGGTCCCGCAATAATAGACCTTTCGCAAACTCCGCCTCCTCAAAGGCCATTGACCAATCATGCGTCCTAGCGACTGTtgttaagggaaaatgtctggCAAATTCTTAAATGGTGGATGtttaattgattgatttttttaccaACTGCCATTTAGAGGATTAAAAGGTCAACCATTTGGACGCAACATAGcaacttatgttgactatttattccttattgattgattatttttttactattattattgattgattatttatctttgTGTGTCTGTTGTTGTcgtcatttgtgcacttccctacttattgattatttatctttttgtgtCTGTTGTTGTcgtcatttgtgcacttccctacttatttattatttatctttttgttgttgttatttgtgcatttccctactcatttatttaatttgtttatttatttattatctgattgtttgttgttgttatttatacactttcctacttttttatttattatttatctgtttgatttttgttgctatttgtgcacttgcctacttatttatgttgttgactatgtATCTTGACAACTTAAGTACTTATTTcttgatgatttatttactattcattcttattatttattgattttttgtttgttgttgttatttttgcgctttaaatctcattcaattcaatatcgaCGTACCATCGGCCACTTTTGTTTGCTGGTCCTCCCATGTGACCTCTGacccggaaaaaaacaagaacagaaAAGGCCAAAAATTGAGGAGCGAGCCGAAGGGGGTCACGCCAAGCCGTGTCGACCAGAAACCGACCTTTCCTGCCGCCTCCGGGCGTGGCCGAGCGCCTCTCTGGCTCTGACGCATGATGATGACATCAGAGTGGGGTAAACGCACTGATCCACTAGTGCCATCCATTGCTAACGTTCACGTACCTGGCGTCGGAGTGGGCGGGGCCGCAGGTGGAGGCGGCTCCCCGTGACAAGTAGAGGGTTCTGTGGGAGGAGCTTGATGGCAAGCGACGGGCTCTGCTTGCGGACCGACGGAGGCGGTCGGGGTTGGAGCTGGATGACAAGGTGGTGGGGGAGGAGCTGGAGGGGAGATGGCGGGCGGAGAGGGCGGGGCTTGACTGCCGGCTGCCTCCGTGGCACACGGTGGATGTTGGGGAGACGGCAGTCCCAAGGGAGGTGGAGGTTCTACTCTAATGAGCGGAGGGCATTGATGGTTGAGGGTGGGAGGAGCCTGTCTGGGCAAAGGGGAAGGAGGGAGATGAGTAGGCGGAGCTCCGGTCCCAATTGTTGCTCCTTTTGTGGTTGTGGCCCACACTGATATGGAGCGGAAGAGAGTTTTGTCATGGTCGCTAAAGCTAGCACACTAGCTAACCTTGACGTCAGGCTAAGTGAGGGTGTGAGGGCCGGATTGCTAAATCTCTCACTTGTGTCCCCGGAACATTTGGGTGGGACGGTAGGCAGGCGACGTCCTCGGCGAGTGCAGTCGGGGCTCGCGATCGGACTCCCGTGTAGCGAGCCGTCGTGCCGGCCCACCCTGTCAGAGAAGCGCCACAAGACACACGGGTGCTTACGATGACAACGTTCGCCTAGCTGTCTTTCGCATGACGACGCTCGTGATGGATGGGGTGGATTTTCAGATGCGTTTGCAGTCTTTTTCTACCTTTTTTTGCAGGGAGGGGGGCATCTAATGGTAGGAGGTCCGGCGACGGGACTATCCGACATGTTTTCTTTTACCTCAGAAGCTCCTCGTCGTAAGGTTCCAAGTCCGGGGGGAAATCCGGAAAGAAGTTCTGGCTAAAAATGAGGAGAAAATGGCATGATCTGGAAAACCGCACTCCACCGGAAAATCTCACCCAAAGTCCTCGAGGCTTCCGTTGGCTTTGTGGTGCGGCCAGGACGTGGGACATAATCTTCCGGAGTAGCTACACACGGAGATAAACCACGACTTGTTTTCCCATCAGCACGAAGAACTGTATAccatgtgtggaatttgcagtACCAGTCATGGGAATCAAGAGAGATAGCTCCAGATCTTCTCCTCAATGACCTCCTGGACACATGGATAATCCACATTAGCTAGCAAAGCTACCGTATTGatctgaatataagacgatgtgtttttttttgcattgaaataattgcaaaaattgaacaaaatggCCGCATTTACAGTGATCTGAGTAGTCTTGTGTTTTTGCTTACTTGTCCACGGTGCCATAGCGCCCAGCATCCGAGTGAGCGCGGGTGATCTTGGACCCCCGTAGCAGCCGCACGGCATCGTCGCGGTAGAGCGGGTAAAGAGTGTTGTTGGCGCTGGGCGGCACGGTCACCGATTAACACCACGAGTCAGCCTCGTGCCAGAGAGGTGGCGGCGTACCTGCGAGTCGGCGACCGGCGCTCAGGCGGCGTCTGATCGCACCTCGCCAGGACGAGCTCACACGCCGAGCCGGGGCGAGATGAGGGTCCGTGCGAGTTGTAGAGGTGTCGGCCGTTCTGCCGGCAGTCTGAGGTAAATCGCCGTCAGGCTACCGGGTGTATGAACTGAAGGGGGTGCCGGACAGGATTTCAAGCTCACCCGAAATGACCCCGATGCCGTCCTCGCCGTCGTAATCGGAAAAGTCTCCGTCGCTGAACCTGTGAAAACCTTTGGAGAAAACACAAGTGGTTCCGTTCTGTCCTCAAAGCGTCCTCGAATACTAAAAGACGTACTCACAGTGCATTCTCCTGGCGGCAGGGACCTGCTGCGGCACCCTCCTCTGCGGGTAGGGGGAGGTGTCAGCTCGCGGTAGAGACGCAAAATTGTTCCTGTGAAGTTTGAACCAATGAGGCTGGTCATCGAGAAGCGCCGACTTCTCCAGGGCGATCAGAACCTGGATGAACGCAAAACCCACAAAGTCCTCGTACTGTGGAATTGGATTTTTACGACCTCGAGGATCCCAAAGAACCGAGAGCCCACCTCCCCGAGAAACTGAC from Stigmatopora argus isolate UIUO_Sarg chromosome 21, RoL_Sarg_1.0, whole genome shotgun sequence encodes:
- the lrp12 gene encoding low-density lipoprotein receptor-related protein 12; translated protein: MTLAIVVMDVCIFLLLFTAGAVSLSQGNDNILVSGISNACGDSSELLRGSSGVIASPGWPYQYPARLNCSWNIRGRPGDTVTVSFQDFDLQGSRRCTSDWMSISGYKNLEGLRVCGSSLPPPYISSQDRVWIRFRSDDAVAGKGFRLSYVTGKPDVAGCDVDQFHCSNGKCIPDWWRCNSMDECGDNSDEDLCADSPFSFQPCGLDQFPCLSRYTRIYTCLPHSLRCDGSIDCQDLGDEIDCDVPTCGERLRNFYGSFSSPNYPDFYPPGSNCTWLIDTGDHRKVVLRFTDFKLDGTGYGDYVKVYDGLEENPRRLLRVLTAFDSRAPAAVASTSGRLRVHFYADKINAARGFNVTYQVDGFCLPWEVPCGGDWGCYAERQRCDGYWHCPNGRDETNCSACREDEFPCSRNGACYPRSDRCNYQNRCPNGSDEKNCFFCQPGNFHCKNNRCVFESWVCDAQDDCGDGSDEESCPVAVPTRVITAAVIGSLVCGLLLVIALGCTCKLYSLRMFERRSFETQLSRVEAELLRREAPPSYGQLIAQGLIPPVEDFPVCSGSQASVLENLRLAVRSQLGFASLRLPSTGRRGNLWRSIFNFSRSRRSGSLALVSADPEDGAGNAGSTTDLLSPDSDDTDTESERGREGVAAAAAGPVAPLPRKTAPAASVETAAPAPVDPSPGPRPVRPAPADAVETDDPDARGPGEPGRVRAPPPSTLRRLSQNLHRFARSLAAGGANRQNRTWLNHSPLRRLATGSDGVESTERQGGGGGDEDEDAELLIPDLDSSSWSGTVPSSATRHQRAEGARAGPDGLCKHCGKVHTARIPDACLEVSNKTESSDDELLQLC
- the LOC144067473 gene encoding regulating synaptic membrane exocytosis protein 2-like; the protein is MERGHWCDRGEPTSAPTQVSWQPSADGERLVGRILLNKSAKDGSVDTDAGALLGLKVVGGKMTDSGDLCAFITKVKQGSLADIVGHLRAGDQVVEWNGHVLQGATFDDVYNIISESKFEPRVELLVSRPIGSAESSHRQLDSSSGSFDPPMNTSAIREQVSHLLLPRLQAKLWYDKLGRQLIVTVLGAKELPVRLDGRPRNLYVEIFLLPDRSGKSKRRTKTVKKLAEPRWNQTFMYSPVHERDLREHTVELTVWDQPGVAEEGSQFLGEVLIALEKSALLDDQPHWFKLHRNNFASLPRADTSPYPQRRVPQQVPAARRMHCFHRFSDGDFSDYDGEDGIGVISDCRQNGRHLYNSHGPSSRPGSACELVLARCDQTPPERRSPTRRYAATSLTVPPSANNTLYPLYRDDAVRLLRGSKITRAHSDAGRYGTVDKRSLRRRSGAISLDSHDCYSGRLCPTSWPHHKANGSLEDFGQNFFPDFPPDLEPYDEELLRVGRHDGSLHGSPIASPDCTRRGRRLPTVPPKCSGDTMWATTTKGATIGTGAPPTHLPPSPLPRQAPPTLNHQCPPLIRVEPPPPLGLPSPQHPPCATEAAGSQAPPSPPAISPPAPPPPPCHPAPTPTASVGPQAEPVACHQAPPTEPSTCHGEPPPPAAPPTPTPEPERRSATPGGGRKEVTWEDQQTKVADDVPAGVTEDSEKPDGLSAKLSLGNLSQASADSVLFDDLQSVSQSETVEDLQNPSREADAGREEQDSLPRSQSMEGVEGEEEAAPESSKVPAAPAAKPAAGDICSLSRNDDDDDDKKRRSSLGARVMGMVGLGKKSQSASQLNPEEEEKKKKVVRLPVQRSVETGLAVEFKSRFTRQPSRDPDAEDPKPGALIFPGVKLATDKHFTGFLSGLGPAQVAGRQTLATPAMGDIQIGMVYRKERLDVEVVRARGLVGKQGNKNTPAAYVKVYLMDNGKCLLKRRTRLARKTLDPLYQQQLQFEENPEGKVLQIIVWGDYGKMDHKSFMGAAQVLLDDLDLSVMVIGWFKLFPATTLVDPALAPLTNKETEGTAPQS